In one Fusobacterium perfoetens ATCC 29250 genomic region, the following are encoded:
- a CDS encoding AEC family transporter gives MMIENLLVSLNVVFPIFVMLTIGVYVRKKKMVTDESLGIMNKLVFRIFMSSLLFINISNMDVKAVLDVKNLKLVGIIWGSLFFITVCCYFLFERTMTDRNKIPVMIQGAYRANLALFGIPMAMSLYGEKGLGVMSLVSAAAIPLTNMMAVSLLEGYATKKVNFKKVVVSIAKNPLIICSTLALMVVFLDIKLPKLIKNPIVSLGQVATPLSFVVLGATLKFDSLVKNLKLSMVANTIKLVILPLIAMTIGIKAGFTNEHLLGILGATGAPGAVSSFIMVKEIGGDEDLAAELVVSSTLISILTLFLWIFILKTFNYL, from the coding sequence ATGATGATTGAAAATTTATTAGTATCTTTAAATGTTGTCTTTCCTATTTTTGTGATGTTAACTATTGGAGTATATGTGAGAAAGAAAAAAATGGTGACAGACGAGTCTTTAGGGATTATGAATAAATTAGTTTTTAGGATATTTATGAGTTCTTTACTTTTTATAAATATATCAAATATGGATGTGAAAGCTGTATTAGATGTAAAAAATCTAAAGTTAGTAGGAATTATATGGGGGTCATTATTTTTTATAACAGTATGTTGTTATTTTTTATTTGAGAGAACAATGACAGATAGAAATAAAATTCCTGTAATGATACAAGGGGCTTATAGAGCAAATTTAGCTTTATTTGGAATTCCTATGGCAATGTCACTATATGGAGAAAAAGGTTTAGGAGTAATGTCATTAGTTAGTGCTGCTGCTATACCACTTACTAATATGATGGCAGTAAGTTTATTAGAAGGTTATGCAACTAAAAAAGTAAATTTTAAGAAAGTAGTTGTTTCAATAGCTAAAAATCCTTTGATAATTTGTAGTACATTAGCATTAATGGTTGTATTTTTAGATATAAAATTACCAAAACTTATAAAAAATCCTATAGTCAGTTTAGGCCAAGTTGCTACTCCATTATCATTTGTTGTATTAGGAGCTACTTTAAAATTTGATAGTTTGGTAAAAAATTTAAAATTAAGTATGGTGGCCAATACAATAAAATTAGTAATTCTACCTTTAATAGCTATGACAATAGGAATAAAAGCAGGGTTTACAAATGAACATTTATTAGGAATATTAGGGGCTACAGGAGCTCCTGGAGCTGTGTCTTCATTTATAATGGTAAAAGAAATTGGAGGAGATGAAGATTTGGCTGCTGAATTAGTAGTATCTTCAACATTAATATCTATATTAACATTATTTTTATGGATATTTATTTTAAAAACTTTTAATTATTTATAA
- a CDS encoding HAD family hydrolase, whose amino-acid sequence MAIKLILFDLDGTLMNTLEDLTDSTNHILTINNFPTRTIEEIRNFVGNGIRKLIERAVPENTSELIIEKCYKEMILYYKDHSLIKTSPYPGVTDLIKNLHSKGIKIGIITNKVQNSADIIVNKFFKNSIDLVIGDNKKFPLKPNPDTINEAIKYFNISKEETIYIGDSEVDLLTGKNADVKTIAVLWGFRDKEFLIKKGGKIFAKTSKELEKLLETF is encoded by the coding sequence ATGGCTATAAAACTAATTTTATTTGATTTAGATGGAACTCTTATGAATACACTGGAAGATTTAACAGATAGTACAAATCATATCTTAACAATAAATAATTTTCCTACAAGAACTATTGAAGAAATCAGAAATTTTGTTGGAAATGGAATAAGAAAATTAATAGAAAGAGCTGTTCCAGAAAATACCTCTGAACTTATTATAGAAAAATGTTATAAAGAAATGATATTATACTATAAAGACCACTCTTTAATTAAAACTTCTCCTTATCCTGGAGTTACTGATTTAATAAAAAATTTACATTCTAAGGGAATAAAAATAGGAATTATAACTAATAAAGTTCAAAATTCTGCTGATATAATTGTTAATAAATTTTTTAAAAATTCTATAGATTTAGTTATTGGAGATAATAAGAAATTTCCTTTAAAACCAAATCCAGATACTATTAATGAAGCTATTAAATATTTTAATATTTCAAAAGAGGAAACTATTTATATTGGAGATTCCGAAGTAGATTTACTTACAGGAAAAAATGCTGATGTAAAAACTATAGCTGTCTTATGGGGATTTAGAGATAAAGAATTTTTAATAAAAAAAGGTGGTAAAATTTTTGCTAAAACTTCAAAAGAACTAGAAAAATTATTAGAAACTTTTTAA
- a CDS encoding fumarylacetoacetate hydrolase family protein, whose product MKFLRFTPKERYEELIGVLSKDEKEVFDLNFFELGKKYSSMQEIIENFNEVELKIVRNLLSGNLNGQGKYKLEEVKILSPLKKTIHDIICSGFNYADHLKEIKKDSSNKVMNSVYFSKRATKLLGLDDEIDGHLDLDPALDYEVELAVIIGKTGKKIKKEDVENYIFGYTIINDVSARTLQGKHRQWYIGKSLDTFTCLGPVIVTKDELPMPLNLEIKSILNGEVRQHSNTNLMIRGVAELINEISQGITLEPGDIIATGTCSGVGVGFDPPKYMKSGDIIECQIEKIGTLRNKIK is encoded by the coding sequence ATGAAATTTTTAAGATTTACTCCCAAAGAAAGATATGAAGAATTAATTGGAGTCCTTTCTAAAGATGAAAAAGAAGTTTTTGATTTAAACTTTTTTGAATTAGGAAAAAAATATTCTTCTATGCAAGAAATTATAGAAAATTTTAATGAAGTTGAATTAAAAATTGTTAGAAATTTATTATCTGGTAATTTAAACGGACAAGGAAAATATAAATTAGAAGAAGTAAAAATTCTATCTCCTTTAAAAAAAACTATTCATGATATTATCTGCTCTGGTTTTAATTATGCAGATCATTTAAAAGAGATTAAAAAAGATTCATCTAATAAAGTTATGAATAGTGTTTATTTTTCTAAAAGAGCAACAAAACTTCTTGGATTAGATGATGAAATTGATGGTCATTTGGATTTAGATCCTGCTCTTGATTATGAAGTGGAATTAGCTGTAATTATTGGTAAAACAGGTAAAAAAATAAAAAAAGAAGATGTAGAAAATTATATTTTTGGTTACACGATTATAAATGATGTCTCAGCAAGAACTTTACAAGGTAAACATCGTCAATGGTATATAGGAAAAAGTTTAGATACTTTTACATGTTTAGGCCCTGTTATTGTCACAAAAGATGAATTGCCTATGCCACTTAATCTAGAAATTAAAAGTATTTTAAATGGTGAAGTTAGACAACATTCTAATACTAATTTAATGATTAGAGGAGTCGCTGAATTAATTAATGAAATTTCTCAAGGTATAACTTTAGAGCCTGGAGATATTATAGCAACAGGTACTTGTTCTGGAGTGGGAGTTGGATTTGACCCACCTAAATATATGAAATCTGGAGATATTATTGAATGTCAAATAGAAAAAATTGGAACTTTAAGAAATAAAATAAAATAA
- a CDS encoding HU family DNA-binding protein — translation MLKKDFVEKYYVKGEFASKAEAERKIAAFLECIEEVVLAGDEISFLGFGKFCVGERSARTGRNPQTGEEMEIPAKKVVKFKAGKSFNDKLNK, via the coding sequence ATGTTAAAAAAAGATTTTGTTGAAAAATATTATGTAAAAGGTGAATTTGCATCTAAAGCTGAAGCTGAAAGAAAAATAGCTGCTTTCTTAGAATGTATAGAAGAAGTTGTTTTAGCTGGAGATGAAATTTCTTTCTTAGGTTTTGGAAAATTCTGTGTTGGAGAAAGATCTGCTAGAACAGGAAGAAACCCTCAAACTGGAGAAGAAATGGAAATACCAGCAAAAAAAGTTGTTAAATTTAAAGCTGGAAAATCTTTCAATGATAAATTAAACAAATAA